From the Marinomonas sp. THO17 genome, one window contains:
- the urtE gene encoding urea ABC transporter ATP-binding subunit UrtE: MISMKKVSQLYGGTQILWDLDLDIVPGSITCIMGRNGVGKTTLMKAIMGLLPIKSGEILLNQQALHKQSAERRAYAGIGYVPQGRDIFPMLTVEENLRIGLPVQKKKAIPEKVFELFPVLKEMLHRRGGDLSGGQQQQLAIGRALVLEPKVLILDEPNEGIQPNIVKQIGDVILKLNEEEGLTVILIEQKLGFARRVGKEFRLMEKGRIVAADKMENLNDDLIKQYLAV; this comes from the coding sequence ATGATCAGCATGAAAAAAGTCAGCCAATTGTATGGTGGAACACAAATTTTATGGGATCTGGATTTAGACATAGTACCAGGCTCCATTACATGCATTATGGGCCGCAACGGTGTGGGCAAGACCACCTTGATGAAAGCCATTATGGGTTTGTTGCCCATTAAAAGCGGTGAAATTTTACTGAACCAGCAAGCCTTGCATAAACAAAGTGCAGAACGACGTGCTTACGCAGGCATTGGCTATGTACCTCAAGGCCGTGATATTTTTCCCATGTTAACGGTGGAGGAAAATTTGCGTATTGGCCTGCCAGTACAAAAGAAAAAAGCCATACCGGAAAAAGTCTTTGAACTCTTTCCGGTATTGAAAGAAATGTTGCATCGTCGTGGTGGCGATTTGTCGGGTGGTCAGCAGCAGCAATTGGCCATTGGGCGGGCTTTGGTATTGGAGCCAAAAGTTTTAATCTTGGACGAACCAAATGAGGGGATCCAACCTAATATTGTTAAACAAATAGGCGATGTGATTCTTAAACTGAATGAGGAAGAAGGTTTAACCGTGATCCTAATCGAACAAAAATTGGGCTTTGCCCGTCGCGTGGGCAAGGAGTTTCGTCTCATGGAAAAAGGTCGAATTGTCGCCGCAGATAAGATGGAAAACTTGAACGATGATCTCATTAAACAGTATTTAGCCGTATGA
- a CDS encoding urease accessory protein UreD, producing MTLALSRPSNEQTASQWQAYLRLGFAYGARGTVLKTCDHKGPLYVQKPFYPEGQDTAHVYLLHPPGGLVSGDELVIESRQQPHTHVLITTPGAGRVYRARPDKLLQRQTTHLHVPNHAIMEWLPQETILYPDANTALVNQIHLDSGARFIGWEITCFGLPANQLDFAQGRANQSFQINVDGRIRLRERLRIDKDSAAVMNSAAGLQGQAVNGLLVAGPVTDLSDEALTVIRDLCAEFSGLAGVSLVDEFILVRAVHGDSEQMKHLFIQCWQQLRPELMQRNACAPRIWAT from the coding sequence ATGACCCTCGCTCTGAGTCGTCCCAGTAATGAGCAAACAGCCAGTCAATGGCAAGCCTATTTGCGCTTGGGGTTTGCATATGGCGCTCGTGGAACTGTACTGAAAACCTGTGATCATAAAGGGCCTTTGTATGTGCAAAAGCCTTTCTATCCTGAAGGCCAAGACACGGCACATGTGTATTTGCTGCACCCACCAGGCGGCTTGGTGTCGGGGGATGAATTGGTCATTGAATCACGTCAACAGCCGCATACTCATGTATTGATCACCACACCCGGAGCGGGTCGGGTTTACCGTGCTCGGCCAGACAAATTATTACAGCGTCAAACAACCCATTTGCACGTACCAAACCACGCCATCATGGAGTGGTTGCCACAAGAAACCATACTGTACCCCGATGCCAATACAGCGTTAGTGAATCAGATTCACCTTGACTCTGGGGCGCGTTTTATCGGTTGGGAAATCACCTGTTTTGGCTTGCCCGCTAATCAATTGGACTTTGCTCAAGGACGCGCTAACCAAAGTTTTCAGATCAATGTGGATGGTCGTATCAGGCTGCGCGAGCGGTTACGCATTGATAAAGATTCCGCAGCGGTAATGAATTCGGCGGCTGGCTTACAAGGACAAGCGGTAAATGGTTTGTTGGTGGCTGGGCCTGTTACGGATTTATCAGACGAGGCCTTAACTGTCATACGTGACTTATGTGCCGAATTTTCTGGATTAGCAGGCGTGTCTTTGGTGGATGAGTTTATTTTGGTGCGCGCTGTGCATGGTGACAGCGAGCAAATGAAACATTTGTTTATTCAGTGTTGGCAACAATTGCGACCTGAACTGATGCAGCGCAATGCCTGTGCGCCACGTATTTGGGCGACCTAA
- a CDS encoding urease subunit gamma produces MELLPREKDKLLVFTAALLAERRLNRGLKLNYPEAMAYLTMEIIEGARDGKSVAELMAYGKTLLSAEQVMDGVADLIHEVQVEATFPDGTKLVTVHNPIN; encoded by the coding sequence ATGGAATTACTACCAAGAGAAAAAGACAAACTGCTGGTGTTTACCGCTGCCTTATTGGCTGAACGTCGCTTAAATCGCGGCTTAAAACTCAATTATCCTGAAGCCATGGCCTATCTCACTATGGAGATTATCGAAGGCGCGAGGGATGGTAAAAGTGTTGCAGAATTAATGGCTTACGGTAAAACCTTATTGAGCGCAGAGCAGGTTATGGATGGCGTAGCGGATTTGATTCATGAGGTTCAGGTTGAGGCAACCTTTCCTGATGGTACTAAGCTGGTAACGGTTCACAACCCGATCAATTAA
- a CDS encoding urease subunit beta, producing the protein MIPGEIQVSEGDIVLNQGRKTLRVRVENTGDRPVQIGSHYHFYEVNPALVFDRPATKGYRLNIASGTAVRFEPGQGREVELVAYAGSKSIYGFRGDVMGKLATEETD; encoded by the coding sequence ATGATTCCAGGAGAAATACAGGTTAGCGAAGGCGACATTGTACTGAATCAAGGACGCAAAACCTTGAGAGTTCGAGTGGAAAACACGGGGGATCGCCCAGTGCAGATAGGTTCCCATTACCATTTTTATGAGGTGAATCCAGCGTTAGTCTTTGATCGACCTGCCACCAAAGGCTATCGCCTTAATATTGCTTCCGGGACGGCGGTGCGCTTCGAACCCGGTCAGGGACGAGAAGTAGAACTGGTGGCATACGCTGGCAGCAAAAGCATTTATGGTTTTCGTGGTGATGTGATGGGCAAACTGGCGACAGAGGAGACAGACTGA